Proteins from a single region of Meles meles chromosome 10, mMelMel3.1 paternal haplotype, whole genome shotgun sequence:
- the RNF32 gene encoding RING finger protein 32 isoform X5 has translation MTTQLDRAEEQARLTQHVKKQADHSKTKVQKRENRSKSLKRNTKAIIDTGLKKTIQGPKVEDPEKEYVLDPKPPPLTLAQKLGLFEPPPPPLSSEEWEKVKQRSILQGDSVQPCPICKEEFELRPQVLLSCSHVFHRACLQAFEKFTNKKTCPLCRKNQYQTRVIHDGARLFKIKCATRIQACWRGHVVRKWYQDLRRKLPPTDAKLRRKFFEEKHRHRGPLLGDRPLPGHKPECSSAAGGQARPRAHRRRLGKDPDPGSAPGVLRVSHLPHPAPSQRRRSPGPMRDALQPAFPGDGPPVLLTCVPPHVSPCSGGVLHGGQFSFPRLSPLPLWLSEENSCMLNSQEKLYCFWAALGERDLPQLCKNCMSLGLSTAV, from the exons CAGATCATTCTAAGACAAAGgtacaaaagagagagaacagatccaaatctctaaaaagaaacacaaaagcgATAATAGATACTGGACTTAAGAAAACTATACAAGGCCCTAAAGTGGAAGATCCAGAAAAAGAATATGTTCTTGATCCAAAACCACCACCATTAACTTTAG CACAGAAGCTGGGCCTCTTTGAACCTCCCCCACCGCCACTATCCTCAGAGGAatgggaaaaagtgaaacaaagatCCATCCTGCAAGGGGACTCTGTGCAGCCGTGCCCAATATGCAAAGAAGAATTTGAACTTCGTCCCCAG GTGCTGCTTTCGTGTTCACATGTGTTTCACAGA GCATGCCTCCAGGCTTTTGAAAAGttcacaaataaaaaaacctgCCCTCTCTGTAGAAAGAACCAGTATCAAACCAGAGTGATTCACGACGGAGCCCGGCTCTTCAAAATAAAGTGTGCGACCAG GATCCAAGCCTGCTGGCGGGGACACGTGGTCAGGAAGTGGTACCAAGACCTGAGGAGAAAGCTACCTCCCACAGACGCCAAGTTGAGGAGaaaattctttgaagaaaag CACAGACATAGAGGACCTCTTCTGGGAGATCGACCACTGCCTGGCCATAAACCGGAGTGTTCTTCAGCAGCTGGAGGACAGGCGCGGCCACGAGCTCACAGACGAAGACTGGGAAAAGATCCAGATCCAG GCTCTGCACCGGGAGTCCTACGAGTGTCCCATCTGCCTCACCCCGCTCCCAGCCAGCGCCGACGGTCACCAGGACCCATGCGAGACGCGCTGCAGCCAGCCTTCCCGGGAGACGGTCCTCCTGTCCTGCTCACATGTGTTCCACCACACGTGTCTCCTTGCTCTGGAGGAGTTCTCCATGGGGGACAGTTCTCCTTTCCACGTTTGTCCCCTCTGCCGCTCTGGCTATCAGAAGAAAATTCTTGCATGTTGAATTCACAGGAAAAATTATATTGTTTCTGGGCAGCGCTGGGGGAGAGGGATTTACCTCAACTCTGTAAAAACTGTATGAGTTTGGGGTTAAGTACCGCAGTGTAA
- the RNF32 gene encoding RING finger protein 32 isoform X7, with the protein MSKNKGHSSKQDNLAVTAVALQDHISHDLQLRNLSIADHSKTKVQKRENRSKSLKRNTKAIIDTGLKKTIQGPKVEDPEKEYVLDPKPPPLTLAQKLGLFEPPPPPLSSEEWEKVKQRSILQGDSVQPCPICKEEFELRPQVLLSCSHVFHRACLQAFEKFTNKKTCPLCRKNQYQTRVIHDGARLFKIKCATRIQACWRGHVVRKWYQDLRRKLPPTDAKLRRKFFEEKFTELSRRLLCSYSTDIEDLFWEIDHCLAINRSVLQQLEDRRGHELTDEDWEKIQIQALHRESYECPICLTPLPASADGHQDPCETRCSQPSRETVLLSCSHVFHHTCLLALEEFSMGDSSPFHVCPLCRSGYQKKILAC; encoded by the exons GGTCATTCATCTAAACAAGATAACTTAGCAGTCACTGCAGTTGCTTTACAAGATCACATTTCACATGATCTTCAACTTCGAAATCTTTCAATAGCAGATCATTCTAAGACAAAGgtacaaaagagagagaacagatccaaatctctaaaaagaaacacaaaagcgATAATAGATACTGGACTTAAGAAAACTATACAAGGCCCTAAAGTGGAAGATCCAGAAAAAGAATATGTTCTTGATCCAAAACCACCACCATTAACTTTAG CACAGAAGCTGGGCCTCTTTGAACCTCCCCCACCGCCACTATCCTCAGAGGAatgggaaaaagtgaaacaaagatCCATCCTGCAAGGGGACTCTGTGCAGCCGTGCCCAATATGCAAAGAAGAATTTGAACTTCGTCCCCAG GTGCTGCTTTCGTGTTCACATGTGTTTCACAGA GCATGCCTCCAGGCTTTTGAAAAGttcacaaataaaaaaacctgCCCTCTCTGTAGAAAGAACCAGTATCAAACCAGAGTGATTCACGACGGAGCCCGGCTCTTCAAAATAAAGTGTGCGACCAG GATCCAAGCCTGCTGGCGGGGACACGTGGTCAGGAAGTGGTACCAAGACCTGAGGAGAAAGCTACCTCCCACAGACGCCAAGTTGAGGAGaaaattctttgaagaaaag TTCACAGAGCTCAGTCGCCGTCTGCTGTGCTCGTACAGCACAGACATAGAGGACCTCTTCTGGGAGATCGACCACTGCCTGGCCATAAACCGGAGTGTTCTTCAGCAGCTGGAGGACAGGCGCGGCCACGAGCTCACAGACGAAGACTGGGAAAAGATCCAGATCCAG GCTCTGCACCGGGAGTCCTACGAGTGTCCCATCTGCCTCACCCCGCTCCCAGCCAGCGCCGACGGTCACCAGGACCCATGCGAGACGCGCTGCAGCCAGCCTTCCCGGGAGACGGTCCTCCTGTCCTGCTCACATGTGTTCCACCACACGTGTCTCCTTGCTCTGGAGGAGTTCTCCATGGGGGACAGTTCTCCTTTCCACGTTTGTCCCCTCTGCCGCTCTGGCTATCAGAAGAAAATTCTTGCATGTTGA
- the RNF32 gene encoding RING finger protein 32 isoform X8: protein MSKNKVQNPVLEPTVFSVHLAVCSQGHSSKQDNLAVTAVALQDHISHDLQLRNLSIADHSKTKVQKRENRSKSLKRNTKAIIDTGLKKTIQGPKVEDPEKEYVLDPKPPPLTLAQKLGLFEPPPPPLSSEEWEKVKQRSILQGDSVQPCPICKEEFELRPQVLLSCSHVFHRACLQAFEKFTNKKTCPLCRKNQYQTRVIHDGARLFKIKCATRIQACWRGHVVRKWYQDLRRKLPPTDAKLRRKFFEEKALHRESYECPICLTPLPASADGHQDPCETRCSQPSRETVLLSCSHVFHHTCLLALEEFSMGDSSPFHVCPLCRSGYQKKILAC, encoded by the exons GGTCATTCATCTAAACAAGATAACTTAGCAGTCACTGCAGTTGCTTTACAAGATCACATTTCACATGATCTTCAACTTCGAAATCTTTCAATAGCAGATCATTCTAAGACAAAGgtacaaaagagagagaacagatccaaatctctaaaaagaaacacaaaagcgATAATAGATACTGGACTTAAGAAAACTATACAAGGCCCTAAAGTGGAAGATCCAGAAAAAGAATATGTTCTTGATCCAAAACCACCACCATTAACTTTAG CACAGAAGCTGGGCCTCTTTGAACCTCCCCCACCGCCACTATCCTCAGAGGAatgggaaaaagtgaaacaaagatCCATCCTGCAAGGGGACTCTGTGCAGCCGTGCCCAATATGCAAAGAAGAATTTGAACTTCGTCCCCAG GTGCTGCTTTCGTGTTCACATGTGTTTCACAGA GCATGCCTCCAGGCTTTTGAAAAGttcacaaataaaaaaacctgCCCTCTCTGTAGAAAGAACCAGTATCAAACCAGAGTGATTCACGACGGAGCCCGGCTCTTCAAAATAAAGTGTGCGACCAG GATCCAAGCCTGCTGGCGGGGACACGTGGTCAGGAAGTGGTACCAAGACCTGAGGAGAAAGCTACCTCCCACAGACGCCAAGTTGAGGAGaaaattctttgaagaaaag GCTCTGCACCGGGAGTCCTACGAGTGTCCCATCTGCCTCACCCCGCTCCCAGCCAGCGCCGACGGTCACCAGGACCCATGCGAGACGCGCTGCAGCCAGCCTTCCCGGGAGACGGTCCTCCTGTCCTGCTCACATGTGTTCCACCACACGTGTCTCCTTGCTCTGGAGGAGTTCTCCATGGGGGACAGTTCTCCTTTCCACGTTTGTCCCCTCTGCCGCTCTGGCTATCAGAAGAAAATTCTTGCATGTTGA
- the RNF32 gene encoding RING finger protein 32 isoform X4, which produces MSKNKVQNPVLEPTVFSVHLAVCSQGHSSKQDNLAVTAVALQDHISHDLQLRNLSIADHSKTKVQKRENRSKSLKRNTKAIIDTGLKKTIQGPKVEDPEKEYVLDPKPPPLTLAQKLGLFEPPPPPLSSEEWEKVKQRSILQGDSVQPCPICKEEFELRPQVLLSCSHVFHRACLQAFEKFTNKKTCPLCRKNQYQTRVIHDGARLFKIKCATRIQACWRGHVVRKWYQDLRRKLPPTDAKLRRKFFEEKFTELSRRLLCSYSTDIEDLFWEIDHCLAINRSVLQQLEDRRGHELTDEDWEKIQIQALHRESYECPICLTPLPASADGHQDPCETRCSQPSRETVLLSCSHVFHHTCLLALEEFSMGDSSPFHVCPLCRSGYQKKILAC; this is translated from the exons GGTCATTCATCTAAACAAGATAACTTAGCAGTCACTGCAGTTGCTTTACAAGATCACATTTCACATGATCTTCAACTTCGAAATCTTTCAATAGCAGATCATTCTAAGACAAAGgtacaaaagagagagaacagatccaaatctctaaaaagaaacacaaaagcgATAATAGATACTGGACTTAAGAAAACTATACAAGGCCCTAAAGTGGAAGATCCAGAAAAAGAATATGTTCTTGATCCAAAACCACCACCATTAACTTTAG CACAGAAGCTGGGCCTCTTTGAACCTCCCCCACCGCCACTATCCTCAGAGGAatgggaaaaagtgaaacaaagatCCATCCTGCAAGGGGACTCTGTGCAGCCGTGCCCAATATGCAAAGAAGAATTTGAACTTCGTCCCCAG GTGCTGCTTTCGTGTTCACATGTGTTTCACAGA GCATGCCTCCAGGCTTTTGAAAAGttcacaaataaaaaaacctgCCCTCTCTGTAGAAAGAACCAGTATCAAACCAGAGTGATTCACGACGGAGCCCGGCTCTTCAAAATAAAGTGTGCGACCAG GATCCAAGCCTGCTGGCGGGGACACGTGGTCAGGAAGTGGTACCAAGACCTGAGGAGAAAGCTACCTCCCACAGACGCCAAGTTGAGGAGaaaattctttgaagaaaag TTCACAGAGCTCAGTCGCCGTCTGCTGTGCTCGTACAGCACAGACATAGAGGACCTCTTCTGGGAGATCGACCACTGCCTGGCCATAAACCGGAGTGTTCTTCAGCAGCTGGAGGACAGGCGCGGCCACGAGCTCACAGACGAAGACTGGGAAAAGATCCAGATCCAG GCTCTGCACCGGGAGTCCTACGAGTGTCCCATCTGCCTCACCCCGCTCCCAGCCAGCGCCGACGGTCACCAGGACCCATGCGAGACGCGCTGCAGCCAGCCTTCCCGGGAGACGGTCCTCCTGTCCTGCTCACATGTGTTCCACCACACGTGTCTCCTTGCTCTGGAGGAGTTCTCCATGGGGGACAGTTCTCCTTTCCACGTTTGTCCCCTCTGCCGCTCTGGCTATCAGAAGAAAATTCTTGCATGTTGA
- the RNF32 gene encoding RING finger protein 32 isoform X6 — protein sequence MTTQLDRAEEQARLTQHVKKQDHSKTKVQKRENRSKSLKRNTKAIIDTGLKKTIQGPKVEDPEKEYVLDPKPPPLTLAQKLGLFEPPPPPLSSEEWEKVKQRSILQGDSVQPCPICKEEFELRPQVLLSCSHVFHRACLQAFEKFTNKKTCPLCRKNQYQTRVIHDGARLFKIKCATRIQACWRGHVVRKWYQDLRRKLPPTDAKLRRKFFEEKHRHRGPLLGDRPLPGHKPECSSAAGGQARPRAHRRRLGKDPDPGSAPGVLRVSHLPHPAPSQRRRSPGPMRDALQPAFPGDGPPVLLTCVPPHVSPCSGGVLHGGQFSFPRLSPLPLWLSEENSCMLNSQEKLYCFWAALGERDLPQLCKNCMSLGLSTAV from the exons ATCATTCTAAGACAAAGgtacaaaagagagagaacagatccaaatctctaaaaagaaacacaaaagcgATAATAGATACTGGACTTAAGAAAACTATACAAGGCCCTAAAGTGGAAGATCCAGAAAAAGAATATGTTCTTGATCCAAAACCACCACCATTAACTTTAG CACAGAAGCTGGGCCTCTTTGAACCTCCCCCACCGCCACTATCCTCAGAGGAatgggaaaaagtgaaacaaagatCCATCCTGCAAGGGGACTCTGTGCAGCCGTGCCCAATATGCAAAGAAGAATTTGAACTTCGTCCCCAG GTGCTGCTTTCGTGTTCACATGTGTTTCACAGA GCATGCCTCCAGGCTTTTGAAAAGttcacaaataaaaaaacctgCCCTCTCTGTAGAAAGAACCAGTATCAAACCAGAGTGATTCACGACGGAGCCCGGCTCTTCAAAATAAAGTGTGCGACCAG GATCCAAGCCTGCTGGCGGGGACACGTGGTCAGGAAGTGGTACCAAGACCTGAGGAGAAAGCTACCTCCCACAGACGCCAAGTTGAGGAGaaaattctttgaagaaaag CACAGACATAGAGGACCTCTTCTGGGAGATCGACCACTGCCTGGCCATAAACCGGAGTGTTCTTCAGCAGCTGGAGGACAGGCGCGGCCACGAGCTCACAGACGAAGACTGGGAAAAGATCCAGATCCAG GCTCTGCACCGGGAGTCCTACGAGTGTCCCATCTGCCTCACCCCGCTCCCAGCCAGCGCCGACGGTCACCAGGACCCATGCGAGACGCGCTGCAGCCAGCCTTCCCGGGAGACGGTCCTCCTGTCCTGCTCACATGTGTTCCACCACACGTGTCTCCTTGCTCTGGAGGAGTTCTCCATGGGGGACAGTTCTCCTTTCCACGTTTGTCCCCTCTGCCGCTCTGGCTATCAGAAGAAAATTCTTGCATGTTGAATTCACAGGAAAAATTATATTGTTTCTGGGCAGCGCTGGGGGAGAGGGATTTACCTCAACTCTGTAAAAACTGTATGAGTTTGGGGTTAAGTACCGCAGTGTAA
- the RNF32 gene encoding RING finger protein 32 isoform X2 gives MSKNKVQNPVLEPTVFSVHLAVCSQGHSSKQDNLAVTAVALQDHISHDLQLRNLSIADHSKTKVQKRENRSKSLKRNTKAIIDTGLKKTIQGPKVEDPEKEYVLDPKPPPLTLAQKLGLFEPPPPPLSSEEWEKVKQRSILQGDSVQPCPICKEEFELRPQVLLSCSHVFHRACLQAFEKFTNKKTCPLCRKNQYQTRVIHDGARLFKIKCATRIQACWRGHVVRKWYQDLRRKLPPTDAKLRRKFFEEKVEPPGLLVHRLPCPLQFTELSRRLLCSYSTDIEDLFWEIDHCLAINRSVLQQLEDRRGHELTDEDWEKIQIQALHRESYECPICLTPLPASADGHQDPCETRCSQPSRETVLLSCSHVFHHTCLLALEEFSMGDSSPFHVCPLCRSGYQKKILAC, from the exons GGTCATTCATCTAAACAAGATAACTTAGCAGTCACTGCAGTTGCTTTACAAGATCACATTTCACATGATCTTCAACTTCGAAATCTTTCAATAGCAGATCATTCTAAGACAAAGgtacaaaagagagagaacagatccaaatctctaaaaagaaacacaaaagcgATAATAGATACTGGACTTAAGAAAACTATACAAGGCCCTAAAGTGGAAGATCCAGAAAAAGAATATGTTCTTGATCCAAAACCACCACCATTAACTTTAG CACAGAAGCTGGGCCTCTTTGAACCTCCCCCACCGCCACTATCCTCAGAGGAatgggaaaaagtgaaacaaagatCCATCCTGCAAGGGGACTCTGTGCAGCCGTGCCCAATATGCAAAGAAGAATTTGAACTTCGTCCCCAG GTGCTGCTTTCGTGTTCACATGTGTTTCACAGA GCATGCCTCCAGGCTTTTGAAAAGttcacaaataaaaaaacctgCCCTCTCTGTAGAAAGAACCAGTATCAAACCAGAGTGATTCACGACGGAGCCCGGCTCTTCAAAATAAAGTGTGCGACCAG GATCCAAGCCTGCTGGCGGGGACACGTGGTCAGGAAGTGGTACCAAGACCTGAGGAGAAAGCTACCTCCCACAGACGCCAAGTTGAGGAGaaaattctttgaagaaaag GTAGAGCCCCCCGGCCTGTTAGTGCACCGCCTCCCGTGTCCTCTCCAGTTCACAGAGCTCAGTCGCCGTCTGCTGTGCTCGTACAGCACAGACATAGAGGACCTCTTCTGGGAGATCGACCACTGCCTGGCCATAAACCGGAGTGTTCTTCAGCAGCTGGAGGACAGGCGCGGCCACGAGCTCACAGACGAAGACTGGGAAAAGATCCAGATCCAG GCTCTGCACCGGGAGTCCTACGAGTGTCCCATCTGCCTCACCCCGCTCCCAGCCAGCGCCGACGGTCACCAGGACCCATGCGAGACGCGCTGCAGCCAGCCTTCCCGGGAGACGGTCCTCCTGTCCTGCTCACATGTGTTCCACCACACGTGTCTCCTTGCTCTGGAGGAGTTCTCCATGGGGGACAGTTCTCCTTTCCACGTTTGTCCCCTCTGCCGCTCTGGCTATCAGAAGAAAATTCTTGCATGTTGA
- the RNF32 gene encoding RING finger protein 32 isoform X3 produces MSKNKGHSSKQDNLAVTAVALQDHISHDLQLRNLSIADHSKTKVQKRENRSKSLKRNTKAIIDTGLKKTIQGPKVEDPEKEYVLDPKPPPLTLAQKLGLFEPPPPPLSSEEWEKVKQRSILQGDSVQPCPICKEEFELRPQVLLSCSHVFHRACLQAFEKFTNKKTCPLCRKNQYQTRVIHDGARLFKIKCATRIQACWRGHVVRKWYQDLRRKLPPTDAKLRRKFFEEKHRHRGPLLGDRPLPGHKPECSSAAGGQARPRAHRRRLGKDPDPGSAPGVLRVSHLPHPAPSQRRRSPGPMRDALQPAFPGDGPPVLLTCVPPHVSPCSGGVLHGGQFSFPRLSPLPLWLSEENSCMLNSQEKLYCFWAALGERDLPQLCKNCMSLGLSTAV; encoded by the exons GGTCATTCATCTAAACAAGATAACTTAGCAGTCACTGCAGTTGCTTTACAAGATCACATTTCACATGATCTTCAACTTCGAAATCTTTCAATAGCAGATCATTCTAAGACAAAGgtacaaaagagagagaacagatccaaatctctaaaaagaaacacaaaagcgATAATAGATACTGGACTTAAGAAAACTATACAAGGCCCTAAAGTGGAAGATCCAGAAAAAGAATATGTTCTTGATCCAAAACCACCACCATTAACTTTAG CACAGAAGCTGGGCCTCTTTGAACCTCCCCCACCGCCACTATCCTCAGAGGAatgggaaaaagtgaaacaaagatCCATCCTGCAAGGGGACTCTGTGCAGCCGTGCCCAATATGCAAAGAAGAATTTGAACTTCGTCCCCAG GTGCTGCTTTCGTGTTCACATGTGTTTCACAGA GCATGCCTCCAGGCTTTTGAAAAGttcacaaataaaaaaacctgCCCTCTCTGTAGAAAGAACCAGTATCAAACCAGAGTGATTCACGACGGAGCCCGGCTCTTCAAAATAAAGTGTGCGACCAG GATCCAAGCCTGCTGGCGGGGACACGTGGTCAGGAAGTGGTACCAAGACCTGAGGAGAAAGCTACCTCCCACAGACGCCAAGTTGAGGAGaaaattctttgaagaaaag CACAGACATAGAGGACCTCTTCTGGGAGATCGACCACTGCCTGGCCATAAACCGGAGTGTTCTTCAGCAGCTGGAGGACAGGCGCGGCCACGAGCTCACAGACGAAGACTGGGAAAAGATCCAGATCCAG GCTCTGCACCGGGAGTCCTACGAGTGTCCCATCTGCCTCACCCCGCTCCCAGCCAGCGCCGACGGTCACCAGGACCCATGCGAGACGCGCTGCAGCCAGCCTTCCCGGGAGACGGTCCTCCTGTCCTGCTCACATGTGTTCCACCACACGTGTCTCCTTGCTCTGGAGGAGTTCTCCATGGGGGACAGTTCTCCTTTCCACGTTTGTCCCCTCTGCCGCTCTGGCTATCAGAAGAAAATTCTTGCATGTTGAATTCACAGGAAAAATTATATTGTTTCTGGGCAGCGCTGGGGGAGAGGGATTTACCTCAACTCTGTAAAAACTGTATGAGTTTGGGGTTAAGTACCGCAGTGTAA
- the RNF32 gene encoding RING finger protein 32 isoform X9: MTTQLDRAEEQARLTQHVKKQAQKLGLFEPPPPPLSSEEWEKVKQRSILQGDSVQPCPICKEEFELRPQVLLSCSHVFHRACLQAFEKFTNKKTCPLCRKNQYQTRVIHDGARLFKIKCATRIQACWRGHVVRKWYQDLRRKLPPTDAKLRRKFFEEKHRHRGPLLGDRPLPGHKPECSSAAGGQARPRAHRRRLGKDPDPGSAPGVLRVSHLPHPAPSQRRRSPGPMRDALQPAFPGDGPPVLLTCVPPHVSPCSGGVLHGGQFSFPRLSPLPLWLSEENSCMLNSQEKLYCFWAALGERDLPQLCKNCMSLGLSTAV; this comes from the exons CACAGAAGCTGGGCCTCTTTGAACCTCCCCCACCGCCACTATCCTCAGAGGAatgggaaaaagtgaaacaaagatCCATCCTGCAAGGGGACTCTGTGCAGCCGTGCCCAATATGCAAAGAAGAATTTGAACTTCGTCCCCAG GTGCTGCTTTCGTGTTCACATGTGTTTCACAGA GCATGCCTCCAGGCTTTTGAAAAGttcacaaataaaaaaacctgCCCTCTCTGTAGAAAGAACCAGTATCAAACCAGAGTGATTCACGACGGAGCCCGGCTCTTCAAAATAAAGTGTGCGACCAG GATCCAAGCCTGCTGGCGGGGACACGTGGTCAGGAAGTGGTACCAAGACCTGAGGAGAAAGCTACCTCCCACAGACGCCAAGTTGAGGAGaaaattctttgaagaaaag CACAGACATAGAGGACCTCTTCTGGGAGATCGACCACTGCCTGGCCATAAACCGGAGTGTTCTTCAGCAGCTGGAGGACAGGCGCGGCCACGAGCTCACAGACGAAGACTGGGAAAAGATCCAGATCCAG GCTCTGCACCGGGAGTCCTACGAGTGTCCCATCTGCCTCACCCCGCTCCCAGCCAGCGCCGACGGTCACCAGGACCCATGCGAGACGCGCTGCAGCCAGCCTTCCCGGGAGACGGTCCTCCTGTCCTGCTCACATGTGTTCCACCACACGTGTCTCCTTGCTCTGGAGGAGTTCTCCATGGGGGACAGTTCTCCTTTCCACGTTTGTCCCCTCTGCCGCTCTGGCTATCAGAAGAAAATTCTTGCATGTTGAATTCACAGGAAAAATTATATTGTTTCTGGGCAGCGCTGGGGGAGAGGGATTTACCTCAACTCTGTAAAAACTGTATGAGTTTGGGGTTAAGTACCGCAGTGTAA
- the RNF32 gene encoding RING finger protein 32 isoform X1 yields the protein MSKNKVQNPVLEPTVFSVHLAVCSQGHSSKQDNLAVTAVALQDHISHDLQLRNLSIADHSKTKVQKRENRSKSLKRNTKAIIDTGLKKTIQGPKVEDPEKEYVLDPKPPPLTLAQKLGLFEPPPPPLSSEEWEKVKQRSILQGDSVQPCPICKEEFELRPQVLLSCSHVFHRACLQAFEKFTNKKTCPLCRKNQYQTRVIHDGARLFKIKCATRIQACWRGHVVRKWYQDLRRKLPPTDAKLRRKFFEEKHRHRGPLLGDRPLPGHKPECSSAAGGQARPRAHRRRLGKDPDPGSAPGVLRVSHLPHPAPSQRRRSPGPMRDALQPAFPGDGPPVLLTCVPPHVSPCSGGVLHGGQFSFPRLSPLPLWLSEENSCMLNSQEKLYCFWAALGERDLPQLCKNCMSLGLSTAV from the exons GGTCATTCATCTAAACAAGATAACTTAGCAGTCACTGCAGTTGCTTTACAAGATCACATTTCACATGATCTTCAACTTCGAAATCTTTCAATAGCAGATCATTCTAAGACAAAGgtacaaaagagagagaacagatccaaatctctaaaaagaaacacaaaagcgATAATAGATACTGGACTTAAGAAAACTATACAAGGCCCTAAAGTGGAAGATCCAGAAAAAGAATATGTTCTTGATCCAAAACCACCACCATTAACTTTAG CACAGAAGCTGGGCCTCTTTGAACCTCCCCCACCGCCACTATCCTCAGAGGAatgggaaaaagtgaaacaaagatCCATCCTGCAAGGGGACTCTGTGCAGCCGTGCCCAATATGCAAAGAAGAATTTGAACTTCGTCCCCAG GTGCTGCTTTCGTGTTCACATGTGTTTCACAGA GCATGCCTCCAGGCTTTTGAAAAGttcacaaataaaaaaacctgCCCTCTCTGTAGAAAGAACCAGTATCAAACCAGAGTGATTCACGACGGAGCCCGGCTCTTCAAAATAAAGTGTGCGACCAG GATCCAAGCCTGCTGGCGGGGACACGTGGTCAGGAAGTGGTACCAAGACCTGAGGAGAAAGCTACCTCCCACAGACGCCAAGTTGAGGAGaaaattctttgaagaaaag CACAGACATAGAGGACCTCTTCTGGGAGATCGACCACTGCCTGGCCATAAACCGGAGTGTTCTTCAGCAGCTGGAGGACAGGCGCGGCCACGAGCTCACAGACGAAGACTGGGAAAAGATCCAGATCCAG GCTCTGCACCGGGAGTCCTACGAGTGTCCCATCTGCCTCACCCCGCTCCCAGCCAGCGCCGACGGTCACCAGGACCCATGCGAGACGCGCTGCAGCCAGCCTTCCCGGGAGACGGTCCTCCTGTCCTGCTCACATGTGTTCCACCACACGTGTCTCCTTGCTCTGGAGGAGTTCTCCATGGGGGACAGTTCTCCTTTCCACGTTTGTCCCCTCTGCCGCTCTGGCTATCAGAAGAAAATTCTTGCATGTTGAATTCACAGGAAAAATTATATTGTTTCTGGGCAGCGCTGGGGGAGAGGGATTTACCTCAACTCTGTAAAAACTGTATGAGTTTGGGGTTAAGTACCGCAGTGTAA
- the RNF32 gene encoding RING finger protein 32 isoform X10 has product MSKNKKLGLFEPPPPPLSSEEWEKVKQRSILQGDSVQPCPICKEEFELRPQVLLSCSHVFHRACLQAFEKFTNKKTCPLCRKNQYQTRVIHDGARLFKIKCATRIQACWRGHVVRKWYQDLRRKLPPTDAKLRRKFFEEKHRHRGPLLGDRPLPGHKPECSSAAGGQARPRAHRRRLGKDPDPGSAPGVLRVSHLPHPAPSQRRRSPGPMRDALQPAFPGDGPPVLLTCVPPHVSPCSGGVLHGGQFSFPRLSPLPLWLSEENSCMLNSQEKLYCFWAALGERDLPQLCKNCMSLGLSTAV; this is encoded by the exons AAGCTGGGCCTCTTTGAACCTCCCCCACCGCCACTATCCTCAGAGGAatgggaaaaagtgaaacaaagatCCATCCTGCAAGGGGACTCTGTGCAGCCGTGCCCAATATGCAAAGAAGAATTTGAACTTCGTCCCCAG GTGCTGCTTTCGTGTTCACATGTGTTTCACAGA GCATGCCTCCAGGCTTTTGAAAAGttcacaaataaaaaaacctgCCCTCTCTGTAGAAAGAACCAGTATCAAACCAGAGTGATTCACGACGGAGCCCGGCTCTTCAAAATAAAGTGTGCGACCAG GATCCAAGCCTGCTGGCGGGGACACGTGGTCAGGAAGTGGTACCAAGACCTGAGGAGAAAGCTACCTCCCACAGACGCCAAGTTGAGGAGaaaattctttgaagaaaag CACAGACATAGAGGACCTCTTCTGGGAGATCGACCACTGCCTGGCCATAAACCGGAGTGTTCTTCAGCAGCTGGAGGACAGGCGCGGCCACGAGCTCACAGACGAAGACTGGGAAAAGATCCAGATCCAG GCTCTGCACCGGGAGTCCTACGAGTGTCCCATCTGCCTCACCCCGCTCCCAGCCAGCGCCGACGGTCACCAGGACCCATGCGAGACGCGCTGCAGCCAGCCTTCCCGGGAGACGGTCCTCCTGTCCTGCTCACATGTGTTCCACCACACGTGTCTCCTTGCTCTGGAGGAGTTCTCCATGGGGGACAGTTCTCCTTTCCACGTTTGTCCCCTCTGCCGCTCTGGCTATCAGAAGAAAATTCTTGCATGTTGAATTCACAGGAAAAATTATATTGTTTCTGGGCAGCGCTGGGGGAGAGGGATTTACCTCAACTCTGTAAAAACTGTATGAGTTTGGGGTTAAGTACCGCAGTGTAA